A window from Purpureocillium takamizusanense chromosome 3, complete sequence encodes these proteins:
- a CDS encoding uncharacterized protein (COG:S~EggNog:ENOG503PNST), protein MSYSLYDASVVLARDALASLTSVLKKGEAHAAADSLPEARLYPDMLPLAFQVYMMTDTASKMCARLSGEEPAVLENNLKTFADFHARIAQVEAIVAKADQATVNARAAEVVTIGLGPGKSAPMACSAYVNGYALPNIFFHLTTAYGILRKEGVPLGKTDYLVAFVGKHVSR, encoded by the coding sequence atgtcCTACTCCCTCTACGACGCctccgtcgtcctcgcccgcgacgccctcgcctccctcacCTCGGTCCTCAAAAAGGGCgaggcccacgccgccgccgacagcctGCCCGAGGCGCGCCTCTACCCGGAcatgctgccgctggccttTCAGGTGTACATGATGACCGACACGGCGTCCAAGATGTGCGCGCGCCTGtcgggcgaggagcccgcGGTGCTCGAAAACAACCTCAAGACGTTTGCCGACTTCCACGCCCGCATCGCCCaggtcgaggccatcgtggccaaggccgaccaGGCCACCGTcaacgcccgcgccgccgaggtcgtcaccatcggcctcggccccggCAAGTCGGCCCCCATGGCCTGCTCCGCCTACGTCAACGGCTACGCCCTGCCCAACATCTTCTTCCACCTGACGACGGCCTACGGCATCCTGCGCAAGGAGGGCGTGCCCCTGGGCAAGACGGACTACCTGGTGGCCTTTGTTGGCAAGCACGTGTCGCGGTAG
- a CDS encoding uncharacterized protein (COG:S~EggNog:ENOG503PNKC), translated as MGVPMAPPPSIQARFEGVFHQHCEGKPYLTAIEAAAVFMQAGQQTGLTKADLSSIWEQADADRDGRFTMGEFVHAMWLMELQGASPCPPYQASPQASAPVSPFLPRAFPPRAALPPFLPQTFPPQPPQAAPMKMSKAMICAGCEAGILPDDIIFHCAECSKPQGLGYCERCVSGGARCPHGLGRVKLEEHELPIRDKDGSWLMGVKCIKCKTKMRKKDLCFKCSHCWDPDFCPSCWRDKDKRCKHAARGKVKMCRVGRKDDGIEDMIDGVVSVLGG; from the coding sequence ATGGGCGtcccgatggcgccgccgcccagcatccAGGCCCGGTTCGAGGGCGTCTTTCACCAGCACTGCGAGGGGAAGCCGTACCTGACGGccatcgaggcggccgccgtgttTATGCAGGCGGGCCAGCAGACCGGCCTGACCAAGGCGGACCTGTCGAGCATCTGGGAGCAGGCCGACGCGGACCGGGACGGGCGCTTCACCATGGGCGAGTTTGTGCACGCCATGTGGCTGATGGAGCTCCAGGGGGCGAGCCCGTGCCCGCCGTACCAAGCATCGCCTCAGGCCTCGGCCCCTGTTTCGCCATTCCTTCCTCGGGCGTTTCCTCCGcgggccgccctcccgcccttTCTTCCACAGACGTTTCCCCCGCAGCCTCCGCAGGCAGCGCCGATGAAAATGAGCAAGGCCATGATCTGCGCAGGCTGCGAGGCGGGCATCCTccccgacgacatcatctTCCACTGCGCCGAGTGCAGCAAGCCGCAGGGCCTCGGGTACTGCGAGCGGTgcgtctcgggcggcgcccgctgtccgcacgggctcgggcgcgtcaagctcgaggagcacgagCTGCCGATCcgcgacaaggacggcagcTGGCTGATGGGGGTCAAGTGCATCAAGTGCAAGACCAAGATGCGGAAAAAGGACCTGTGCTTCAAGTGCAGCCACTGCTGGGACCCCGACTTTTGcccgagctgctggcgggaCAAGGACAAGCGGTGCAAGCACGCGGCCCGGGGCAAGGTCAAGATGTGCAGGGTAGGGCGCAAGGACGATGGGATCGAGGACATGATTGACGGCGTGGTGTCTGTGCTGGGGGGGTAG
- a CDS encoding uncharacterized protein (EggNog:ENOG503P934), which yields MDFVKKAAEGIKGSSSNKDQQAQAQGGDGQKEDYVDKAFAFGASKTGHSLSREQQEKITDGGRSAYEKATGNKVDPKISN from the exons ATGGATTTCGTCaaaaaggccgccgagggcatcaagggcTCCTCCTCGAACAAGGAccagcaggcccaggcccagggcggcgacggccaaaAGGAAGACTACGTCGACAAGG CGTTCGCGTTTGGCGCCTCCAAGACCGGCCACAGCCTCagccgcgagcagcaggagaaGATTaccgacggcggccgcagcgcctACGAAAAGGCCACCGG AAACAAGGTCGACCCCAAAATCTCCAACTAG
- a CDS encoding uncharacterized protein (SECRETED:SignalP(1-19~SECRETED:cutsite=VSA-VE~SECRETED:prob=0.6317)), with product MRPCVAILAACSMVLAVSAVETMPTVAEDVFPMEETSAVETMPTMTEDDDVPVEETSAVETMPTATEDEDVPTEATPMPTPTDSILDKRKGSAIARR from the coding sequence ATGAGACCCTGCGTGGCGATCCTGGCGGCGTGCAGCATGGTGCTGGCAgtctcggccgtcgagaCCATGCCCACCGTGGCAGAGGACGTCTTCCCCATGGAGGAGacctcggccgtcgagacAATGCCCACCATGacagaggacgacgacgtccccGTGGAGGAGacctcggccgtcgagacCATGCCCACCGCGACagaggacgaagacgtcCCCACCGAGGCGAccccgatgccgacgcccaCCGACAGCATCTTGGACAAGCGCAAGGGGTCGGCAATCGCGAGGAGGTGA
- a CDS encoding uncharacterized protein (EggNog:ENOG503P4DA~TransMembrane:3 (i32-56o68-90i97-122o)), translating to MAVSSYLSGSSVGYNRRVVSHIRTYSWPPWQLNFWIFVMLLASASIVGVFSTFIQMQVQLELPVPWYFPYYITVGGLAILFIAGIFWLIANRRLLPAIVMIGAFMLFVMWLVGLVVVSMQLWGPNGSVQSNCNLQVFNQDPRGLSIETLAWMQQRNICQSWHLVFAMALTGSIFLVWVMIMAYQVFVNS from the exons atggccgtctcgtcgtACCTCAGCGGCAGCTCCGTCGGCTACaaccgccgcgtcgtcagcCACATCCGCACGTacagctggccgccgtggcagcTCAACTTTTGGATCTTTGTCATgctgctggcgtcggcgagcatcgtcggcgtcttcTCCACGTTTATCCAGATGCAGGTGCAGCTGGAGCTGCCCGTGCCATG GTACTTTCCCTACTACatcaccgtcggcggcctcgccatcctcttcATCGCGGGCATCTTTTGGCTCATCGCCAACCGGCGCCTGCTGCCGGCCATTGTCATGATCGGGGCGTTTATGCTCTTCGTCATgtggctcgtcggcctcgtcgtggtgTCGATGCAGCTCTGGGGGCCCAACGGCTCCGTGCAGAGCAACTGCAACCTGCAGGTGTTTAACCAGGACCCGCGCGGCCTGAGCATCGAGACGCTGGCGTGGATGCAGCAGCGCAACATAT GCCAGTCGTGGCATCTGGTGTTTGCCATGGCGCTGACGGGCTCGATATTCCTCGTCTGGGTCATGATCATGGCGTACCAGGTCTTTGTCAACTCGTGA
- a CDS encoding uncharacterized protein (COG:S~EggNog:ENOG503NYF4) gives MLPPRVAMSVVPALTRSASVASASAKESPPKDKKEGDISDAFVSLSGAPREPLPDRFRLLKRDLVRGREAAVAAGWRRLLGRLRAENDVVAARGSAVIPQVELADLEGGCARLRDEIRKRGAVVVRGVIPEAEARAYKDEVEAYVAANPHTRAFPPDDPQVFELYWSAPQLKARAHPSLLRVQRHLMTSLWHAASASAPVSLAHPLTYADRLRIRQPGDGRFALGPHMDGGSVERWEPRGYGLGGVYERVLAGDWEAHDPWEAGGRVAAASNLYDGLGACSVFRAWQGWLSMSRAAPGEGTLLVNPLMHLATAYVLLRPFFRAVDPARTGAALLDEDNWVLAGDEDMTSDLQGASPGHGQELSEALHPHLELGRTMVHVPEIRPGDFVAWHCDTIHAVDRVHAGASDSSVLYIPVCPTTEANAAYVARQRAAFRAGTPAPDFPGGEGESRHAGRPSEAALRGWAGAGGRQAFGLERLEAGEGEGTDAGAGAGAGAGAGTQAGEREAVARANAMLGFAVQREERGGFLTP, from the exons ATGTTGCCCCCTCGCGTGGCCATGAGCGTGGTGCCCGCGCTCACCCGGTCGGCGAGCGTggcctccgcctccgccaaaGAGAGCCCCCCCAAAGACAAAAAGGAGGGCGACATCTCCGACGCCTTCGTCTCGCTGTCCGGGGCCCCgcgcgagccgctgccggacCGGTTCCGCCTGCTCAAGCGCGACCTCGTGCGCGgcagggaggcggcggtggcggcgggatggaggcggctgctggggcggctgcgcgcggAAAACGACgtggtcgcggcgcgggggtCGGCCGTGATCCCGCAGGTCGAGCTCGCGGACCTCGAGGGCGGGTGCGCGCGGCTCCGGGACGAGATACggaagcgcggcgccgtggtggtgcgggGTGTGAttcccgaggccgaggcgcgcgcgtacaaggacgaggtggaggcgTACGTGGCGGCGAACCCGCACACCCGGG CGTTCCCGCCCGACGACCCGCAGGTCTTTGAGCTGTACTGGTCCGCCCCGCAGCtcaaggcgcgcgcgcacccgtcgctgctgcgcgtgcaGCGGCACCTCATGACGTCGCTGTGGCAcgctgcgtctgcgtctgcgccggTCTCGCTCGCGCACCCGCTCACGTACGCGGACCGGCTGCGGATCCGGCAGCCCGGGGACGGCCGGTTCGCGCTGGGCCCGCACatggacggcggcagcgtcgagcGGTGGGAGCCGCGCGGGTacgggctgggcggcgtgtACGAGCgggtgctggcgggcgactgGGAGGCGCACGACCCgtgggaggcgggcgggcgcgtggcggcggcgagcaatCTATACGACGGGCTGGGCGCGTGCTCCGTCTTCCGCGCctggcagggctggctgaGCATgagccgcgcggcgccgggcgagggCACGCTGCTGGTGAACCCGCTGATGCacctggcgacggcgtacgtgctgctgcggccctTCTTCCGCGCCGTGGacccggcgaggacgggcgcggcgctgctcgacgaggacaacTGGGtgctggccggcgacgaggacatgacGAGCGACCTGCAGGGCGCGTCCCCGGGGCACGGCCAGGAGCTCAGCGAGGCGCTGCATCCGCACCTGGAGCTGGGGCGGACCATGGTGCACGTGCCCGAGATTCGGCCGGGCGATTTCGTCGCCTGGCACTGCGACA CCATCCACGCCGTGGACCGCGTGCACGCCGGCGCGTCCGACTCGAGCGTGCTGTACATCCCCGTGTGCCCGACGACCGAGGCCAACGCGGCGTACGtggcgcggcagcgggcggcgttcCGGGCGGGGACCCCGGCGCCCGACTttcccggcggcgagggcgagagccggcacgcgggccggccgtccgaggcggcgctgcgggggtgggccggcgcgggggggcggCAGGCGTTTGGGCTGGAGAggctggaggcgggcgagggcgagggcacagacgcgggcgcgggcgcgggcgcgggcgcgggcgcgggcacgcaggccggcgagcgggaggcggtggcgcgggcgAATGCCATGCTGGGGTTTGC CGTGCAGCGTGAAGAACGTGGTGGGTTCTTGACTCCTTGA
- a CDS encoding uncharacterized protein (TransMembrane:4 (o34-54i66-89o95-117i161-186o)~EggNog:ENOG503P4DA), with protein MAVSSYLSGSSVGYNRRVVSHIRTYSWPPWQLNFWIFVMLLASASIVGVFSTFIQMQVQLELPVPWYFPYYITVGGLAILFIAGIFWLIANRRLLPAIVMIGAFMLFVMWLVGLVVVSMQLWGPNGSVQSNCNLQVFNQDPRGLSIETLAWMQQRNICESVRVCVSDAVLTPSRPVVASGVCHGADGLDIPRLGHDHGVPGLCQLVMHRL; from the exons atggccgtctcgtcgtACCTCAGCGGCAGCTCCGTCGGCTACaaccgccgcgtcgtcagcCACATCCGCACGTacagctggccgccgtggcagcTCAACTTTTGGATCTTTGTCATgctgctggcgtcggcgagcatcgtcggcgtcttcTCCACGTTTATCCAGATGCAGGTGCAGCTGGAGCTGCCCGTGCCATG GTACTTTCCCTACTACatcaccgtcggcggcctcgccatcctcttcATCGCGGGCATCTTTTGGCTCATCGCCAACCGGCGCCTGCTGCCGGCCATTGTCATGATCGGGGCGTTTATGCTCTTCGTCATgtggctcgtcggcctcgtcgtggtgTCGATGCAGCTCTGGGGGCCCAACGGCTCCGTGCAGAGCAACTGCAACCTGCAGGTGTTTAACCAGGACCCGCGCGGCCTGAGCATCGAGACGCTGGCGTGGATGCAGCAGCGCAACATATGTGAGTCGgtgcgcgtgtgcgtgtcGGATGCGGTGCTGACGCCGTCCAGGCCAGTCGTGGCATCTGGTGTTTGCCATGGCGCTGACGGGCTCGATATTCCTCGTCTGGGTCATGATCATGGCGTACCAGGTCTTTGTCAACTCGTGATGCATCGTCTTTGA
- a CDS encoding uncharacterized protein (EggNog:ENOG503P8K4~COG:S), with the protein MAPHWWALRVIQAFEDRIIAVILRQPGFHRAVGRIHRTIHERRHGRNPHEPLAPGEATADPASTGRHHTFLRHFWQELKNQFLGRPTDLPGNKPPR; encoded by the exons ATGGCCCCTCACTGGTGGGCTCTCCGCGTCATCCAGGCCTTTGAG GACAGAATCATCGCCGTG ATCCTCCGCCAGCCCGGCTTCcaccgcgccgtcggccgcatcCACCGCACCAtccacgagcgccgccacggccgcaaCCCCCACGAGCCGCTCGCCCCGGgcgaggccacggccgaccccgcctcgaccggccgccaccacacGTTTCTGCGACACTTTTGGCAGGAGCTCAAGAACCAGTtcctcggccggccgacaGACCTGCCGGGGAACAAGCCGCCGAGGTGA
- a CDS encoding uncharacterized protein (EggNog:ENOG503NWT5~COG:S), with protein sequence MAHDETRSGHQPSLDQSRPSTAMRVEDGSATDTEPHDTEHELHDAAPHDGADAADDSLLDPHPLPTIAPPPPQAASPGRPESSLIETTAVDQTRAPDETMTEEAVRRHLQDVESSFLPTLSPIATGSTNGEGGVDDSYVFDSPDKAAARPLPQRDDDNDDDATAVSNTTSNLETLDSSPTAAAAARTISRAVSMATNPGGDSINARGDSIYGPGEDSIADEDAAAASTSQSVSERLDAGSTPGNSLRVGKRPRYLRSRFGSQRSSTSSFVTNPESHDGSEATVGHGLDYALHSGGAVPASGMPRGPSVGLPRAISFGSVASGVGADDYDASPGHQLEPLAEIDSPPQRRRDGTDPMSTPKPSRERLDAAAAPTDTVIAQHVRNVHVPPSLAKEYKSKNGLQTPRRPSALTASIGTTAAGRPGKNLTLKEQSSTIERLSKENFDLKLKVMFLSDRLDKLSEEGIKEMISENVNLKTNYAVLQRDNKMLRKRVKELERQAREDDDNARPGTARSGADSADQQHAPRMDDDEAQEREVELLYLRERVEEYASEIERLRNEGVHRENEKRKMADLVKTMGDRAGESLGRQEEADVWKDLLEQETARREQADEDNARLRDDVFRLKRELSAAAATATGGQGVAPMHHTTNIYNITKKHRDPNASPSRPVSGLSGDVEESHAGLSAATTLVEDLRRESEQLRHENAELRREVGAQTSMLVSRNREKDRLYSEIEELKMAQRRAAGGGVGIGGGVGGGVAASTVDSILERSASRAGGPERPGSRGSARTRQTLAEDDEAEREELENRLAEARDRLSEAKLQNQELQRELEACMHDFETAVEDKRRAEETALTLQEDLETAVGDLVAIQAERDEALREQGDMEGEFEALRREAQDEIDALEAEADQRNEDVERLQADLRDRTENFDALQEEMRKMSEALVGLEDDQDDKMRRVAQLEEELEASNRELEELERKLIEANDKNQRLAVQLESSQGEVAFLREEQEADKIRIGDVEAALAHTEQGLRDERERARELDGRLQQERVQREVVAGREKEEVQQIVNELNREASAAKDEVRRLRKSLSSREVEATEWKERLIELENNLREALGDLNGTRSSLLKSIAKMQRELENTVRELDGSRAAVNEKDRLIKQRDALLESHALESRRVAELLDKERVAHRNTKSQFDTFQKTHSHLTQTASTQDVRIAELETTRGQDRRRLAQLEQTARDQLRERNELLLALWQHLSALCGREWLNNNALVDRQVVPSVEVIASRLPGFSKNLLAAVKAVEAMFASLQAKIRAVERDLHREYQALENNLDVRVKKLDRLEAMVRNSIAAGPLAHDVQGRMQRLEDAYRQLKVENATLRTAHDVRSRASHADGALAYAGGSGGSGGGSPSPAVPRGPNDRDRSRSSRQERSSRSAGSTASGIPRPAAPSTTYGAMDVALAGDAEGGAGSGNNNNNDNRWLFRLRDMEYKLKMEREGRNQDRQAARQRLGGLELENRDLRDRMRRSEE encoded by the exons ATGGCCCACGATGAGACTCGCAGCGGCCACCAGCCGAGCCTCGATCAATcacggccctcgacggcgatgcgcgtcgaggacggtTCTGCGACGGACACTGAGCCGCACGACACCGAGCACGAATTGCACGATGCCGCGccccacgacggcgccgacgccgcagaCGATTCCCTTCTCGATCCTCACCCTCTACCAACAAtcgcccctccaccaccccaGGCCGCATCGCCAGGCCGTCCCGAGAGCAGCCTCAtcgagacgacggccgtcgacCAGACGCGCGCCCCCGACGAGACCATGACCGAAGAGGCCGTCCGCCGGCACCTGCAAGACGTCGAGTCGAGCTTCCTGCCCACGCTGTCGCCCATCGCCACGGGCTCGaccaacggcgagggcggcgtcgacgactcgTACGTGTTTGACTCGCCCGACAAGGCCGCGGCTCGCCCCCTGCcgcagcgcgacgacgacaacgacgacgacgccacggccgtcAGCAACACCACATCCAAcctcgagacgctcgactcgtcgccgaccgccgcggccgccgcgaggaccATTTCCCGCGCCGTCAGCATGGCGACGAATCCCGGGGGGGACAGCATCAACGCTCGGGGAGACAGCATCTACGGTCCTGGCGAGGacagcatcgccgacgaggacgccgccgccgcctccacgtCGCAGTCCGTCTCCGAAAGACTAGACGCGGGCAGCACGCCGGGCAACTCGCTGCGCGTCGGCAAGCGCCCGCGATACCTCCGCAGCCGCTTCGGCAGCcagcgctcgtcgacgtcgtcgtttgTCACCAACCCCGAGTcccacgacggcagcgaggcgaccgtcggccacggcctcgactACGCCCTGCactcgggcggcgcggtgccggcctcgggcaTGCCGCGCGGGCCGAGCGTCGGGCTCCCCCGGGCCATCAGCTtcggcagcgtcgcctcgggcgtgggcgccgacgactacgacgcGTCCCCCGGCCACCAGCTCGAGCCGCTCGCGGAAATCGACAGCCCGCCGCAgaggcgccgcgacggcacggACCCGATGAGCACGCCCAAGCCGTCGAGggagcgcctcgacgccgccgccgcgccgaccgACACCGTCATCGCGCAGCACGTCAGGAACGTGCacgtgccgccgtcgctggccaAGGAATACAAGTCCAAGAACGGGCTCcagacgccgcggcggccatcagCCCTGACGGCGAGCATCGGGACCACCGCGGCCGGGCGCCCGGGCAAGAACCTGACGCTCAAGGAGCAGAGCAGCACCATCGAGCGCCTGTCCAAGGAGAACTTTGACCTCAAGCTCAAGGTCATGTTCCTCAGCGACCGCCTCGACAAGCTGTccgaggagggcatcaaggAGATGATTTCGGAAAACGTCAACCTCAAGACCAACTACGCTGTGCTGCAGCGCGACAACAAGATGCTGCGGAAGCGggtcaaggagctggagcgccaggccagggaggacgacgacaacgcccgccccggcacggcgcgcagcggcgccgactcggcggaccagcagcacgcgccgcggatggacgacgacgaggcccaggaGCGCGAGGTGGAGCTGCTGTACCTGCgggagcgcgtcgaggagtACGCGTCCGAGATTGAGCGGCTGCGCAACGAGGGCGTGCACCGCGAAAACGAAAAGCGCAAGATGGCCGACCTGGTCAAGACCATGGGCGACCGCGCGGGCGAGAGCCTCGGGCgccaggaggaggccgacgtcTGGAAGGACCTGCTGGAGCAggagacggcgcgccgggagcaggccgacgaggacaacgccaggctgcgcgacgacgtgtTTCGGCTCAAGCGCgagctgtcggcggcggcagcgaccgcgaccgggggccagggcgtcgcgccGATGCACCACACGACCAACATCTACAACATCACCAAGAAGCACAGGGACCCCAacgcgtcgccgtcccgccccgTGTCGGGCCTgtcgggcgacgtcgaggagtCGCACGCCGGCCTGagcgcggccacgacgctcgtcgaggacctgcGCCGGGAgagcgagcagctgcgccacGAAAacgccgagctgcgccgcgaggtCGGCGCCCAGACGTCGATGCTGGTGTCGCGGAACCGCGAAAAGGACCGCCTGTACTCGGAGATTGAGGAGCTCAAGatggcgcagcggcgggcggcgggcgggggcgtcggGATCGGCGGGGGTGTCGGCgggggcgtcgcggcgtcgaccgTCGACAGCATCCTCGAGCGGtccgcgtcgcgcgccggAGGACCCGAGCGGCCCGGCTCGCGGGGCAGCGCCAGGACCCGGCagacgctggccgaggacgacgaggcggagcgggaggagctcgagaacaggctggccgaggcgcgcgacCGGCTCAGCGAGGCCAAGCTGCAGAAccaggagctgcagcgcgagctcgaggcgtgCATGCACGACTTCgagacggccgtcgaggacaagcggcgggccgaggagacggcgctgacgctgcaggaggacctcgagacggccgtcggcgacctggtgGCGATCCaggccgagcgcgacgaggcgctgcgcgagcagggcgacaTGGAGGGCGAGTTCGAGGcgctccgccgcgaggcgcaggacgagatcgacgcgctcgaggccgaggcggaccaGCGCAACGAGGACGTGGAGCGGCTGCAGGCCGACCTGAGGGACCGGACCGAAAACTTTGACGCCTTGCAGGAAGAGATGCGCAAGATGagcgaggccctcgtcgggctcgaggacgaccagGACGACAAGATGCGGCGGGtggcgcagctcgaggaggagctcgaggcgtcCAACcgggagctcgaggagctggagcgcaaGCTCATCGAGGCCAACGACAAGAACCAGCGGCTCGCGGTGCAGCTCGAGTCGTCGCAGGGCGAGGTGGCGTTtctgcgcgaggagcaggaggcggaCAAGATCCgcatcggcgacgtcgaggcggcgctggcgcacaCCGAACAagggctgcgcgacgagcgcgagcgcgcccgcgagctcgacggccgcctgcagcaggagcgcgtgcagcgcgaggtggtggccggcCGCGAAAAGGAGGAGGTGCAGCAGATCGTCAACGAGCTCAACcgcgaggcgtcggcggccaaggacgaggtgCGCCGGCTGCGCAAGAGCCTGTCGTcgcgcgaggtcgaggccacCGAGTGGAAGGAGAGGCTGATTGAGCTGGAGAACAACCTCcgggaggcgctgggcgacctCAACGGCACCCGGTCGTCGCTCCTCAAG TCCATCGCCAAGATgcagcgcgagctcgagaacacggtgcgcgagctcgacggctcCCGGGCCGCCGTCAACGAAAAGGACCGCCTCATCaagcagcgcgacgccctgctcgagTCGCACGCGCTCGAgagccgccgcgtcgccgagctgctcgacaagGAGCGCGTCGCCCACCGCAACACCAAGTCGCAGTTCGACACGTTCCAGAAGACGCACAGCCACCTGACGCAGACGGCCAGCACCCAGGAcgtgcgcatcgccgagctcgagacCACCCGCGGCcaggaccgccgccgcctcgcccagctcgagcagACGGCCCGCGaccagctgcgcgagcgcaacgagctgctgctggccctgtgGCAGCACCTCAGCGCCCTCTGCGGCCGCGAGTGGCTCAACAAcaacgccctcgtcgaccgccAGGTCGTGCCCTCGGTCGAGGTCatcgccagccgcctgcccgGCTTCTCCAAGaacctgctcgccgccgtcaaggccgtcgaggccatgtTTGCGTCGCTGCAGGCCAAgatccgcgccgtcgagcgcgaccTGCACCGCGAGTACCAGGCCCTCGAGAACAACCTCGACGTGCgcgtcaagaagctcgaccgcctcgaggccatggtgCGCAACTCGATCGCCGCGGGACCCCTCGCCCACGACGTGCAGGGCCGCatgcagcgcctcgaggacgcctaCCGCCAGCTCAAGGTCGAAAACGCCACGCTGCGCACCGCCCACGACgtccgcagccgcgcctcgcacgccgacggcgccctggcctacgcgggcggcagcggtggcagcggtggcggctccccgtcgccggccgtgCCGCGCGGGCCCAACGACCGCGACAGGAGCCGGTCGTCGCGCCAGGAGCGGAGCAGTAGGTCtgcgggctcgacggcgagcggcatcccgcgcccggcggccccgtcgacCACCTACGGGGCCATGGACGTGGCGCTCGCCGGGGACGCCGAGGGTggggccggcagcggcaacaacaacaacaacgacaaccgCTGGCTGTTCCGGCTGCGCGACATGGAGTACAAGCTCAAGATGGAGCGCGAGGGGCGCAACCAGGATCGTcaggcggcgcgccagcggctgggggggctggagctggagaacCGCGACCTGCGGGATCGCATGCGGCGCAGCGAGGAATag